In Candidatus Methylomirabilota bacterium, a genomic segment contains:
- a CDS encoding ATP-binding cassette domain-containing protein has product MATASAGQAVVDVREVWKAFDDHPVLRGISLTLEKGTTLAVMGGSGSGKTVLLRTIDGLLAPDAGEVWLLGTRIDGLREEQLLPLRRRAGYVFQSAALFDSVSVFENVAFPLREHARLSEGEITERVHRFLSLVGLSADIDDVLPGALSGGMRKRVGVARTLVVEPEVVFFDEPTAGLDPTNAKLVAGLINDLKKGVCDTSIVVTHDLEFADAVADRMAILYQGRFAEVGTPAEIHRSSNRIVRDFLAGELRER; this is encoded by the coding sequence ACCACCCCGTGCTCCGCGGCATCAGCCTCACTCTCGAGAAAGGCACCACCCTCGCGGTGATGGGCGGGAGCGGCTCCGGCAAGACCGTGCTGCTGCGCACGATCGACGGGCTGCTCGCGCCTGACGCTGGGGAGGTGTGGCTGCTCGGGACGCGCATCGACGGTCTGCGCGAGGAGCAGCTCCTGCCGCTCCGGCGGCGGGCCGGCTACGTGTTCCAAAGCGCCGCGCTGTTCGACTCGGTCTCGGTGTTCGAGAACGTAGCCTTCCCCCTGCGCGAGCACGCGCGGCTCAGCGAGGGCGAGATCACCGAACGCGTGCACCGCTTCCTCTCCCTCGTCGGGCTGAGCGCCGACATCGACGACGTGCTTCCCGGCGCCCTGTCGGGCGGCATGCGCAAGCGCGTGGGGGTCGCGCGCACGCTGGTGGTGGAGCCCGAGGTCGTGTTCTTCGACGAGCCCACCGCGGGCCTCGATCCGACCAACGCCAAGCTCGTGGCGGGGCTGATCAACGACCTGAAGAAGGGAGTCTGCGACACCTCGATCGTGGTCACCCACGATCTCGAGTTCGCGGATGCGGTGGCCGACCGGATGGCCATCCTCTACCAGGGGCGCTTCGCCGAGGTGGGCACGCCGGCCGAGATCCACCGGTCGAGCAACCGAATCGTCCGCGACTTCCTCGCGGGCGAACTGCGCGAGCGCTGA